A segment of the Aureliella helgolandensis genome:
CCTCTCAAACTACCGCGCCATGGTAGCCAGTGCGCGGCAACGGGCGATCGTCTTGGGCGAATCACCTGCCGTCCCACGCATCAGCGATCTTGGGCACCTCTACTCTTCGTCGCTTGGCAAACTGGAATTGGATATGATGGGGAGCCATCAAATGTCCGAGAAGCAGGTCATCGACGCCTTAATTGCCGGGGCGGTGAAAAGTGTTTTTGAACAATACGTCGAGCAATTTGGATTGGCAGAAATCGCAGAAATCTTTAAGAAGGGTGTCCGCATCGAAGTCGGCGACATGCTCCCCAGTTCGGCCTATGCGGAGCGATTGCAAATCGTGCCTCCCGCCTGGGAAAAGGCCTTCGAAGTCAACGCTAGTGAAAACGAAGCCGTGCGTGCTTCCTGCGTAGAATTCGTCCTTGCAGGACTGTATTCCCTGGACCATATCAGCCGCGCGCAAAAGCACGGAAAAGTTCACTTTGAGTTTTAGGAACAAGTTCCGTCGTGGTAGCTGAAGTTACCATGCGTTTGCAAGCGGCGGGTTGCCAGTAATCGAGGCTAGAGGACACGACGAATCGGTATTCGTTAACCAGCCTTATCGGCTAGAGAATTCGAACGGGAAATAGCATGTCGCGCAAGTCAGCTCTAGGAGGTGTCGTTCACACCTACCAAAAATATGATCCCGTCCAGTTTCCCAGTCCGTCGACTCCCCCTCCAGACTTGGTCTCGCCCGCCTTTGAACATGCGCTGATGTATGGCAACTATCGGCAATTGACCGAAGAGGAACTAGCGCGGGCGGTCAAACTCGATCCCAGCCAGATCTCTGGCCTGGGGCCTAGCATCGACTTTCTTACCGCTCTCTTGGAAGATCGCAAGCGAAAGATCCTGGAGAAATACGAGACGCACACGGTGGTCAAAAAGGCGCACAAAGCGGTTGAAAAGACCGCCCGCAGCGCCAATCCCCCCAAGCAATTACGAAAGCTGTTCCTCCAAGCGGTGCAGCAAGAGCAGATCTATCTCCTGGAGCGCGTCTACTACCAACTGGGCGACGACACCGATCCCTTTGCAGGGGAGCTGGTACGGACGATTGAAAGCCTGGGGGACAAGTACCAGATTGACGAACTCGATTCGAAATACGACTTTATCGGCTCCGAACGTTTAAGCATTCCCCGCGCCCTGGAGATCAAACAGGAGCTCGAGGCCATCGACAAGTTGCTGGAGCAGCTTGCCGAAGCAGCCAAGACAGCTCAGATCGGTGTGATCGACATGGAGCAACTCAGCGAATTCGCCTCGACCGAGGACATGTCCTCCCTCGAAGAACTGCGAAACCAAGTTGAGAACATGGTTCGTGAATTGGCCGAGCGCCAGGGGCTCGACCGGGACTCGGCCAGCGGCGCCTTTCGGCTAACGCCTCAAGCTTACAAGATTTTTCAGGGCCGGCTGCTGGAACGGATTTTCTCCAGTCTGCAACCAGGCCGATCGGGGCGTCATACCGGACGCATCGTTGGCGAAGGAAGCGTAGAACTTCCGCAAACCAAACAGTACGAGTTCGGTGATAGCCTAGCCAACATGGACACCACTCAGACGGTCATCAATGCGTTACTGCGTGATCCCACGGCTTCTCCCGTACGGATCAAGACCAACGACATCGAAGTTCATCGCACTCGCAATTCGCCCAAGTGCGCCACGGTGGTCATCATGGACATGAGTGGCTCGATGCGCCACGATGGCCAGTACATGAACGTCAAACGCATGGCTCTAGCCCTCCAAGGCTTGATATCGAGCGAGTACCCGGGGGACTTCCTCAGATTCATTGAAATGTACACCTTTGCCAAAATGCGAACGGCAGGTGAAATCGTCGAATTGATGCCCAAGCCGGTAACGATTCACGATCCCTGGGTGCGTCTGCGAGCCGACATGAGTCGAGATGACATTTCCGAACAGCAAATCCATCCGCACTTTACCAACATTCAGCATGCCCTGCGGCTGGCGCGCCAGAATCTCGCTACGGTAGACACTCCCAATAAACAGATCATTCTGATTACCGATGGGCTGCCGACGGCACACTTTGAAGATTCAACGCTGTACATGCTCTACCCACCAGATATTTCGACGGAGCAGGCGACTCTTCGCGAGGGGACGCTTTGCCAACGCGATGGCATCGTGATCAACATGTTTTTAGTCCCAAGCTGGTCGCAATCCGAAGAGGATATACGCTTTGCCTACCGCTTAGCTGAGAATACGCGTGGCCGGGTCTTCTTTACGGCGGGAAACGACCTCGACCGCTTCGTCGTCTGGGATTACATTGACCGCAAACGCGAAATTCTCGGATAGCCCCATGCCAGACCATGACCTCCCCTCCCCTACTCTGCCTCGATTGAAACCTCGTGCTAAGGACAGCCACAAGGGCTCTTTCGGCAACGCACTGCTGATTGGTGGCAGCCGTGGCATGGCGGGCTCGATCGCCCTCTCCGGCCTAGCCGCAGCTCGGACCGGAGCCGGTTTGGTACGGTTGGCAGTCCCCGACCGCTGCTTGGAAACGGTTGCCAGCTTCTCCCCCTGCACTATGACGATTCCCTTGACCAATTCGTCCGCCGGACAGATCACCGCCTCAATCGAGGAACTCACCGCGCACCTTGAGGCGGCCAATTGCATTGGGATTGGCCCCGGCATGGGAGGGTCGCCCGAGCTACAGCAACTCGTGCAAGACGTTTTGAGAACCGCACAGTGCCCGGTGGTGGTCGATGCAGACGCTCTTAACAATTTGGGAGCGATATCGAATTGGCGCGAGCTGCTCTCCGAGAAGGTTGTTTTAACTCCACACCCTGGCGAATGGTCACGACTCTCCGGCATGGCTGCCTCTGATCGAGAGGCCCAAGTCGCGGCTGCCATCGAACATGCCAAACAGTCAGGTGCAACCATCGTTCTCAAGGGATATCGCACTCTAGTCACCGACGGAGTGGAAGCCGCCTTCAATTCGACCGGAACCCCCGCCATGGCAACCGGTGGGAGTGGTGATGTGCTGACCGGAATCATTACGGCGTTGATCTGCCAAGGCTTGTCACCCCTTGAGGCGGCTCACTTGGGAGTTACCGTGCACGGGCTGTCGGGCGAACTGGCGGAACGGGCCTTGAGCACTCGCGTGGTACTGCCACCGGAATTAATCCAGTACCTCCCCCTAGCCTTGGGAGCCCACGCCGAACAGCGGAGCTCGCGAGGCATTGGATTTTAGGCCACTAGCGAGCTGAGCTAGAACGGCGCGAGCCAACGGTATCCGAGAACGCCGCGAGCGGTCTACCCGACGCATAGCGGGTTGTTGAAATATTAACCCACCGCGCGACGGGCTGTTGAAATATTAACCCGCCGCGTCAGCAAGGACAGGTGGTCGCCACTACAGGGCGATTAGGGACGCTACCTTCACGCTAAAACTCAAGACGCTATTAAATCAACAGCCCGGCGAGCAAGGAAAGACAATCTCCGCTACCTGGCAACTAGGCATGCCATCTCCGCATTAAAACTCAAATTGCCATTAAATCAACAGCCCGATAAGCAGTCGCGTCAGCAGGGCAAAACAGCCCACCACCCTTGCCGAATTGCTCGAAATCGGCGACAGTTGAACGATTCTCGTTGCAACGCCAAACCGACCTACCTATGCCTCCCACTCTCATCGAACTCCACGAAATTCCGCCAGAGTTGCTGGGCTGCGCTGTTGCTATTGGCAACTTCGACGGGGTGCATCGTGGACACACCGTATTGATCCGGCAGCTGATCGAGCTCGCCCGACGGCATTCGGGGCCAGCGATCGTGGTTACGTTTGACCCGCCACCCTCCGCCATACTCTTACCGGATCGTCCCGCATCTCCCCCGCTCACCCCGCTTTCTCGACGAGCGGAATTGTTGCAGGAACTAGGGGTCGCGGCTGTCGTCCCACTGAAAACAACTCCCCAATTGCTGAGTCTGTCGGCGGAAGAGTTTTTCGAGCAAACGATCCGGAGCAAGCTCAAGGCGAGTGCCATGGCAGAGGGCCCGAACTTTCGGTTTGGGCACAACCGCAAAGGGGACACCAACCTGCTGCAGGAGCTGTGCCAAGCGTCGCAAATCGAACTCTGTATCGTCGCGGCGACCTCCGATTCCGGAGGGATGGTGTCCAGCACGCGAATTCGAGAATTGATCGCTGCAGGAGAACTCTCCGCCGCCAACCAAATGCTGACTCAACCGTATCAGCTGCAAGGAGTGGTCCAACCGGGAGCGCAACGTGGCCGAGAACTAGGCTTTCCCACTGCGAACTTGGCTGAAATTAAATCACTCTTGCCCGGGCATGGTGTTTACGCGGGTCGAGTGCAATTGCATTCCAAGGAATTTCGAGCGGCTATCAACATTGGCCCCAATCCCACCTTTGCCGAGGACCGGGTCAAAGTAGAAGTCCACCTCATTGGCTTCTCGGGCGAGCTCTACGGCCAAGAGCTTCGCTGCCAAGTGCTGACCAAAGTCCGTGACGTGCAGCGATTCGACTCGTTCGACGCGTTAAAGCAACAAATCGCCATCGACGTAACCCGCTGCGAATCGTTTGAGCACTCGACTACGTCCCAATAGGCTCGGCATTATCCGCAGCTTTTCCGGCAAACTCGGGCACGCGAGCAATTGCTATGGTTGCGAAACGCGAGGATTTGAAGCAACATAGCAGGCTCGCATGGCACTCCTCAGCCGCGTCTCTAGCACCCTACCAAATTGGCCAGTTCATGACTGTAAATTGGGATCAACTCGCACAACGCATTCAATCGTGCCAAAGCTTTATCCTGTGCAGCCACATCCGCCCCGATTGCGATGCGTTGGGAAGTGAAATCGGCATGGCTGGTATTCTGGATCAGCTTGGCAAGCAGGTCCGTATCGTCAATGGACACCCCACTCCGCCCAACCTGAACTTTCTAGACCCCAATCGTCGTATCGAAGTGCTGGGCGAAACGACGACAGCGGCAGATGTTAAGGCAGACTGCTTCATCGTGCTCGACACCAGTGCTTGGGCTCAGTTGGGCCCCATGGGAGACGTCCTCAAGTCGTTTGAGGGTCAGAAGCTCTGCATCGACCACCATGTGGGTGAAGAGGATCTGGGCACCGAGTTCTTCAAGAATACAACCGCCGAAGCGACGGGACATCTCGTGGCCAAGCTGGCGAAACATATGCATGTTGCGATCAACAAACCGATGGCAACGGCGCTCTACGCCGCCATCGCGACCGACACCGGCTGGTTCCGTTTCGGATCGACGACTCCCGCTACCTACCGCGTGATCGCTGATCTATTGGAATGCGGAGCCGTTCCCGCAGAGATTTACGGTGAGCTGTACGAGCGAGACACCTTAGGCCGAGTCCGATTGCGAGGCAGAATCTTGTCACGCACCGCCGCGGAGAGAGACGGCAAGCTAGTCTATACGCACGTCCTCAAAGAAGATTTTACCGAGACGGGAGCTGTTGCTAGTGATACCGAAGATGCCATCAATCTAACTCTAGCAATCGCAGGCACGCTCGTTGCCGTTATCTTCGTGGAACAGGCAACTGGCGGCTTCAAGCTCAGCTTCCGCAGTCGATGTGGGGTCGACTGCAGTGCTTTGGCTCGCTCCTTCGGTGGCGGTGGTCACAAAGCAGCGGCCGGAGCGTTCATCGAAGGCAAGCTCGAAGAGGTCCAGGCCCTGGTACTTCCCGTGGTCCGCACCGCGATGAAAGAATGTGGTACCTAACACAGTACCGGTAGCTCGCTCTTCGACAGACTTCAGGCGTCGGCTTGCAGACTCACGCGAGCTGCCCAGTCTGCCACCATCGAAGCACCACCTACAGATGCTAGGCGCTGCGGTTGAAGGAGCGCCCGGGAAAAGGTGTCCGGCCCCCAAAGTGCGAAGCACTCGAGGGACGGTTCCGACGGTTGGCGTCGAACGGCTTTTCCAATCGGGTAGCTTTTCCCAATGCAGAAATGGGAGATTCACGGCCCGGGGGGGGGCCATGCTACTGGGCCTAGTCCACGGGAGCAGGCGGCGGCTCGTCGGCAACCGGCTGCGTCGAATCACCTACCGGCTCCTCCGGCGATGCTGGCTCTGGCTCTTCAGATACTGGCTCATTGGTCGCGGGTTCTTCAGTCGCTGGTTCTTCAGTCACGGGTTCTTCTTCGGTCACGGGCTCTTCAGTCACGGGTTCTTCTTCGGTCACGGGCTCTTCAGCTGGCGGCTCTTCAGCGACCGGCGTTTCAGTCGCCGGCTCGGATTCCGCTAATGGTGGCGTTTCCGGTTCGGCCGCTTCCTGCTCAAGAACCTCTTCTTCCGCGATAACTTCCTCAACAACCTCAGCCTCCACAGCGCCCACACCAGCGTCATCCGGATGCGCATCGACCGAACTGTCCACGAAGAGTCGCGTGAACTCTTTCTCGTAATGGTCTTCACCATAGATCAGCTCTCCACCCTGGTAGCCCGTCAAGCTAACGAGGCCCGCAGCCAATACCGATCCCACCAACCAGGTAAAACGCATTCCTGAACTCCCCTTGCGCCGCACGGTACTTGCAACGGGGAGCAGGGCTAGGGACAAGACAGCCATGGCAATCCCAGCCCAGCGGTGGCGATCGATAGCACTATTCTGCAGGTCGAATGAAAATCCGGCACCGTAGCCTTCGTGCTCGGCGTAGGACCACCCCATGACGCAAGCTCCGACCGCCCCCAGCGCTCCGATCCACAGGCAGTGAAACGCAACCGGTTCACAGGACGCTCGACTGAAGAATGACAGGAAAACAAACAGGGTGGAAACCATCAACAATGCGATGGGAAAATGGACGCTCGCTGGGTGAAATAGACCTTGGAATTTCCACACTTTGCCGAGCGTGGAAGCGGGAATCGTTTCGGCCTGCACCTCCGCTTCAGTCCTAGGCGTGGGAGCGACGTCGACCCACAGCGCGCCCTCTTCGATCCACAATTTAATAGTGGCTAGCTCAGCCCCGGTTAAATCGTGTACCCGGTCATTGCCTGGCGGAGGCATGCGCATATCGGGATCGTCGGTCACCAGGTAATCTGCCCAAAGCGAACTACTCTCCAAGTCGCCTGGCTCCACGTACCCCATCACGGAATCCAATTCGTCCATCCGAAAATCGTTTTTCGCATCCTCCGGCCCATGGCAGACAATACACTTCGCATCAAAAATTGGACGCACATCGCGTACGAAATCCACCAGTCCCCCTTCAACCGTCAACTCCTCCTCCTGAGCATTCGCCGAAAGTGGCAGGAGAAGCATGGAGGCTAACACCCAAGCCAGCGATGGAGTGGGATACTTGAACCGGGGACCAGTGGGGCCATACGTAGACATACTTATCTTACCTATACGTGTATTTTTTTGAGTGGTGATCACCGGGTGGGACCGCGAACCAACACCACCGCGGACCGAGCCAGTCTGGCGGTACGCGTCGGATTGGCTGGGCGGGTGGCTAGCAGGCTCCGCTCACGACAAAGTGCGCCAGCAGAAACATAGCCATGCACGCGTGCTGTAGTTCGAGGGAAGGCGATCGGGCGGGTTGGGTGTCCATCGACACCAATCGTAATTATAGTGCTTTCGTCGTCGAGCGTTCAGGCTTGGAAACACTTTCACTGAGCTCCAAGACTCCACCACTCTCACTAGGGATCACTTCGTCCCCACGCAGTCGGGCGGCACGAGCGAGAAACAGCTCTGCACGAGGCTTGTCGCCAGCCAAGTCCAACCAGCGGCCCACTGCTTCCATCGACAATGCATCATCCGGGTCTGCCAAAGCTCGGGACGATAGCAATTCGGTCCAGCTCTCAATTTGCTGGTCAGTAAGACCGAGACCGAGTAAGCCATCCGCGGGCAAATCCTCTTGGCGGATCACCACACCGGAGAGGGCAGCGGAACCCGCGACCACCGCCGCTTGGAATGCATCACCGCTGGCCACTTGTGCCACAAACCGCCGACCAAACAAGACCGGCTCGGCTCCGTAGCGGGCGGATATCTCGGCATACGCTCGGGCTGCTTCCCGGTACCCACCCGCCCGAAAGATTGCATCCGCAGCAGCCAGCACTTCAGCGGGCACTGGAGAATCCTTTTCGACCGCCACGTACCGGTAACTCAGCTCGGACGAATCCGCCAAGCTGGCCGCTCTCACGCGAGCGCTCGATGCACCACTCCTCCCGTCGTTCACAGCCAGACGACCGCTAGTTAACACAACTTCGCTCACCAGAGAGTCGTCTTCAACTGAATCTGGCGCTGACTTCAAGCTACCGAGGGGCAATTCCCAACTCTCTTCGTACTCCGGGGCATAGGCATCGTAACCAGATCCCCAGTCCGATTCGTAAGTCCCCCCGACCCCGTAAGGTGCGGGAGCGCTGCCGAAGCACGGTGCGACACAAACCGGCCCACAATACTCAACGCGTGGGAGACAGCACAGCGGCCTCAAACTGGATGGCCCCAGGCTATACATGGCCCGGGAGTAGGAAAAACGCGAGGTGCAACAGTGCGCGCCACAATGCGCGAGCAGATTGCGGACCGGAGTTCGAAAATAGGGAGTCGCGCAGCCAGCTCGAGCATAGGCATGGTGGTGCAACAAACGGTGTACCGGACGATAGGCGGCTGAATAGCCAGTCGAATAGAAACTGGGAGAGCTGCCTGAGCCATAGGCCCAGGCACCGAACGGCGGGTAACCATCACCGGCGGATGCGGAATGACCGGCCAGCATACTCCCAGTCAGAGCGAGGATGAGAGCAACGGGTTTGAAGGAGACCATATCAGAAATCCTGGCAAGGCTAAATAGCGTGATTGACCACCAATTATCCCCCACAAAGCACTGAGCAGCAAGAAAAACCAGCAGAATACGCCTCGACTACCCAGCAACTGCAACTCGCAACCCGCACTCTCCGCAGAGTTTCATCCCCACAGCCCCCTCCCGTAGCCTGGCCCCCCGGGCCGTGCCCTCAATACTCCCCGCACGCCCCGTACCCAATGAACCGCAACTCGCAGCCGCCCCCGAGTAGAAGTACCGAGTAGAAGTACCGAGTAGAAGTACCGAGTAGAAGTACCGAGTAGAAGTACCGAGCACGAGCACGAGCACGAGCACGAGCACGAGTAGGAGTAGGAGTAGGAGTAGGAGATAGGAGTCCCCCCTGATTCTCTAGTTTTTGCCACATGGAATTGTGCCGTCACGACAAGATCGCCTCTCCCAGCCTGAGCGTGCCTCCTGGTAGGCGACTGGCGGACCAAAGAAGAATTCCAGAAACCAATTCACGACACTTGACCTCACTAGCCGACCAGCGTACTATCTACCTATCACACTAACCCGTTCGATCCATTTCGAGGGCGAACTATGTTTTTCTCGATCGACCCCAACAATGGCGTAGCAATCTACGAACAGATTGTCCGCCAAGTGAAGTTTGCGATTGCCGACAAGACCGTCCGGCCTGGGCAATTACTCCCCAGCGTCCGTCTGCTGAGTCAGCAACTGGCAATCAACCCCAACACGATCAACCGTGCTCTTCAACAATTGCAGACCGAGGGCATTCTGGAAGCACTGCGTGGTCGAGGGCTGGCCGTGTGCGAAGGTGCAACGGCCAATTGCGTCGCGGCACGACGAACTCTTGTCAGCCAGCGATTTAAGGAGGTTGTTTCCGAGGCATTGCATGCGGGGCTGGCTGCGGACGACATCCGCGGAATTGTTTCCCAGCAACTCGATAGCCTGTCGGGGCAGATTGAAACCGTTTCTTCCACCGTAGCGTCGACTGCTCAAACTCCCCAGACGCCGTCCGCATAGCTACTGCAATCCGTCTCTGGCGCGGTAGCCCAGCCAGAGTCATCGCTCTTACACTTCACTACCAATACTCATCCAAAGGTCACTAGCATGTCTTCAGTGATTTCGGCCAAAGGACTGGAAGTCAAATTCTCCGGTTGCGACGCCTTACGGGGGATCGACCTCGACGTCCCCGCCGGTACCGTGTTTGCACTGCTCGGAGAAAATGGAGCTGGCAAAACCACCCTGATCCGTGTTCTGACAGGTTTCCAAAAGCCAACAGCTGGCAGTTGCTCCGTCCTCGGCATGGCGCCGGAACGCGACTCCTTGGAGATTCGGCGCCGCGTGGGCTATGTCTCCGATGCACCGGCGCTCTACGAATGGATGCGGGTCGGCGAAATCGGCTGGTTTGCCGCATCGTTCTATGCCGGCGACTACCTTGAACGCTATCGAGAATCAATCGACCGTTTCGAACTTCCCGAAGATCGCAAGATCAAACACCTAAGCAAGGGGCAGCGAGCCAAAGTCGCGTTGGGCCTAGCCATTGCCCACAACCCCGATCTTCTGATCCTGGACGAACCCACCTCAGGACTCGACCCACTCGTCCGTCGAGAGTTCCTCGAAAGCATGCTGGATCGCGTGGCTACAGGACGCACTGTACTGTTATCCAGTCACCACATCTCCGAAGTGGAACGGGTGGCAGACGAGGTTGCCATTCTGCACCAAGGCCTATTCCGCATCAACGACTCCCTCAGCGAGCTGCGTGAATCGGTCAGCGAAGTCACCATCAGCCTGGAGGATCCACTCACCATCCTGCCGCGTTTGGAAGCACCTGCGGAAGTGCTCCAAGAACAATCCGAAGGGCGGCAGCGCAGATTGGTCGTTCGCAATTTCCAACCCGCCATGCAGCAACAGTTCGAGGCGCGTCCGGGTGTCACCAGCGTGCATGTCCGCAATGCTACGTTGGACGAACTGTTCGTCGCTTGCATTCGCGGGGAAAGCACGCCTGCCCCGTCAGACGATCCGCACTCCGAACAGACCAAGGTCGCCTAACGCACAGGATAAAACCATGAACCACAGAATTGCTATCGGTCGTTTGTGGTGGAAAGAGTTGCGTCAACTCTTACCACTCGTCACCATGCTGATCGGCGTGGCGCTCTTCCTGCACGGAATCTTTCTGCTACCCCACAATGACGCGCAGCAAAGTGGGCAGCTGGGAATTCTCCTGGGATTGCCGGGCTTGTTCGCTGTCGGCGCGGGGGCGCTGTTGATCGGGCAAGAGAAGGAATTGCGCACCCTCAATTGGCTCTCCTCGCTGCCGGTTCCTCATCGCGATATCATCCGCACCAAGCTTGGCGTCAGCTTGCTTGCACTCGCAGCCATGTGGTGCATCAGCTTCCTACTCTATGTGCTGGTAAACTCGGGTGATTTAAATGGATTGCGTCAAGGACTCTTGCAACAATCAGTGTCGGGCGCTCTCGCATTGGACACTCCGTATATCTTCTGGCCACTGCACACGCTGTTCCTTCTACTGGCGGGCGTTGCATTGGCTTGGCGATTCCAGTCTCCCTTCATCGCACTGCTGGCCCTGCTTCCAATGGCGATCCTACCGTTGGTCGTTGCTCGCGTACTGACCATGATCTTCACTCAGGACGTCACCCCATCGAATGACCTGCTGCAGACACGCTTGCTTGCCATCAGCCAGATCGTCGGTTGTGGTGCCTTGCTGTGGTGGGGACGCAAGAACGCGCTGCGTGCGTTGGGACCTCAAGTTTCCAAGGTGCGTGCCGTTCGCGGTCAAACGGGTGCACTTCGCAGTGCAATCCTGGGTACCCCTCAAGCTCCATTTCCGGCCTTGCTGTGGCAAGCCTTTCATCAAAACAAGACGGTGTTACTAGGTTGCCTGGGAATGCTCCTCGCGGCCGCCATGCTGGGCAGCCTGGTGGCGACCGAGGTCCTGTCGCCGGGTTGGGTTGTTCTTGGTGTTCTGCTTGGATTCCTGGCAGTCAGTTGGCTAGGAGTTTCGGCGTTGCAAAGCGACCGACTCCATCAACGCATTCGCTTTCTAGCGGACCGTGGCGTTTCCCCCACAGCTGCGTGGCTTAGTCGCCAGTTGATCCCTGCCTCCGTCGCCCTATCCTGCAGCATCGTCGGTGCACTGGCGTTCAGCCTAGTCTTCCAGCCAGCGTCACAGAGTTCCATGATCTGGCTGGCGACTGGCGCCTTATTCCTGATCACTCTACTGGTTTACATTACCTCCCAGTGGGTCGGTCAGATCTTTTCGAGCCCTATTGTTTCGGCAATTGCTGGCCCGGCAATCAGCGTGGGAACTGCCGCATACGCAAGTTTTGCTATCGGGAATTTGGGTGCTCCTCTGTGGCTGGTTTTCCTCAGCAGTCTATTTCCGCTACTGGCAACTGCGCTTCTTATGCAACGCTGGATGGACGGACAGTTCGACCGAGTCTACTGGGGTGGTCATGCCCTGACCTTGATCGCCTACTTGCTGCTCCCCTCCATTCCTCTGTTGGTAACACTAGCGACCTACCCAACCATGAGCAGCCAAGCTCAACAGGAGCTCGATGCTGCCGCGAATGAGTGGGCCAATTTTCGCACGGCGGCACCCACCCAAGAACTGGTCCTGATCACCGATGGAGAAAAGCGAGAAAGAGAACTCGGCGCGGAGGATCACGCGGACAACACGCCTCCAGCCTCGTTTGCCGAGCAGGCTCGGCGAACCGCGAATGACCTGCGGAACCAGTTATCCAGTTCGACCAGCCCCGTACGCTCTACCTTCCGTGTTCAAGACTTCCTCAGCAGCCAGTGGCAGCTCACTCGAGCTCGACTAGCTGATGATTCCTCAAACACTTCTCAAGCAGACCTACAGGCTCATTATTTGCAGGTCCTGGATTTGGCGGTTCAGATTGTGGGACGATTGAGAGTGAGCCCACGCATCCTTGAGCAAGACATGGCAGACCAACTTGAGATCGCCATGCTCGACGAATTGAACGGTGCGCAATCCCTGGACTGGATTGCCGGAAGCCCGGTCTACGACGACGCGGTACGCCTTCTGGCCGATGGTGCAACCCGCAATACAGCCCGCCGGCGCGCCGTCGCTCTCAGCTGGAAACGGTTTATGACTCCGCTCGAGGAGAATCAAATCCGCAACGAGATTGGCGGACACTCCATCTCCCACCCCGTTTCCTCGAACTTCGTCACTTTAACCAAGCATCGACGCAATACAGGGCGCTGGGTCGCGGTCCTGTGGCAATACGCAAGCAACACCACTGGAAATACGCAAGAGCTTCGCAAGCAACTTGCGAACCTCCAACAATTCCCTCCCGAAATCTATGGCGTGGGACCGCAAGGCAAGTACCACCGCGCAGATGGTCTAGAGTTTTACCTGCAAGAACACCGAGTCGTACCAGGAAGCCAGTGGCATGCCAACTGGGAGCGTCAAGCCGCAGAGTTGTCTCAGTAGGCTCCTGCTTTCGGAAAGACATGCCATCTCCAGGCCGAAGAGCCCGACTCTCCCAAGGGAGAGCGCGGTCGCCCACTACAAAGCTTCCCCAACCGTATCACCATTGAAGGAATTGAACATGAGTTCCATGCGATTGCGTCTGCAAGACATTCGACTTTGGCTGGCAATTCCACTCGTCATGATCCTCGTCGCCGCCTGCTGGTTTGCATGGCGTGAATGGAATGCGGCACAGCAATTTGACCGCGCGCTAGCGCAACTTCGCAGCGAACACCGTGTGGTCGATAATGCTTCGGCAGAAGCAGACTTGCGTGCACGAACTCATACCGAGGGAACAGCCGCCTGGAATCGAATCTCGTACCGCTGCAGCAACTCCTGGACCGGCAGCCTGACCGATCGCTTGCCGCACCTCGGTAACGCCCCACAACTATACCCACTCAATGCGGAGTCGGACTGGGATGAAGCCAGTCAAGCCGGGGAATATCTCACTTGGATGGCCCCTCTGATCGACGAAATTGACGCCGCCTCCTCCTATCCCACCCCCGTCTGGCAGCCGATCCTATTCGAC
Coding sequences within it:
- a CDS encoding tetratricopeptide repeat protein translates to MVSFKPVALILALTGSMLAGHSASAGDGYPPFGAWAYGSGSSPSFYSTGYSAAYRPVHRLLHHHAYARAGCATPYFRTPVRNLLAHCGAHCCTSRFSYSRAMYSLGPSSLRPLCCLPRVEYCGPVCVAPCFGSAPAPYGVGGTYESDWGSGYDAYAPEYEESWELPLGSLKSAPDSVEDDSLVSEVVLTSGRLAVNDGRSGASSARVRAASLADSSELSYRYVAVEKDSPVPAEVLAAADAIFRAGGYREAARAYAEISARYGAEPVLFGRRFVAQVASGDAFQAAVVAGSAALSGVVIRQEDLPADGLLGLGLTDQQIESWTELLSSRALADPDDALSMEAVGRWLDLAGDKPRAELFLARAARLRGDEVIPSESGGVLELSESVSKPERSTTKAL
- a CDS encoding GntR family transcriptional regulator, giving the protein MFFSIDPNNGVAIYEQIVRQVKFAIADKTVRPGQLLPSVRLLSQQLAINPNTINRALQQLQTEGILEALRGRGLAVCEGATANCVAARRTLVSQRFKEVVSEALHAGLAADDIRGIVSQQLDSLSGQIETVSSTVASTAQTPQTPSA
- a CDS encoding ABC transporter ATP-binding protein, whose product is MSSVISAKGLEVKFSGCDALRGIDLDVPAGTVFALLGENGAGKTTLIRVLTGFQKPTAGSCSVLGMAPERDSLEIRRRVGYVSDAPALYEWMRVGEIGWFAASFYAGDYLERYRESIDRFELPEDRKIKHLSKGQRAKVALGLAIAHNPDLLILDEPTSGLDPLVRREFLESMLDRVATGRTVLLSSHHISEVERVADEVAILHQGLFRINDSLSELRESVSEVTISLEDPLTILPRLEAPAEVLQEQSEGRQRRLVVRNFQPAMQQQFEARPGVTSVHVRNATLDELFVACIRGESTPAPSDDPHSEQTKVA
- a CDS encoding ABC transporter permease; the encoded protein is MNHRIAIGRLWWKELRQLLPLVTMLIGVALFLHGIFLLPHNDAQQSGQLGILLGLPGLFAVGAGALLIGQEKELRTLNWLSSLPVPHRDIIRTKLGVSLLALAAMWCISFLLYVLVNSGDLNGLRQGLLQQSVSGALALDTPYIFWPLHTLFLLLAGVALAWRFQSPFIALLALLPMAILPLVVARVLTMIFTQDVTPSNDLLQTRLLAISQIVGCGALLWWGRKNALRALGPQVSKVRAVRGQTGALRSAILGTPQAPFPALLWQAFHQNKTVLLGCLGMLLAAAMLGSLVATEVLSPGWVVLGVLLGFLAVSWLGVSALQSDRLHQRIRFLADRGVSPTAAWLSRQLIPASVALSCSIVGALAFSLVFQPASQSSMIWLATGALFLITLLVYITSQWVGQIFSSPIVSAIAGPAISVGTAAYASFAIGNLGAPLWLVFLSSLFPLLATALLMQRWMDGQFDRVYWGGHALTLIAYLLLPSIPLLVTLATYPTMSSQAQQELDAAANEWANFRTAAPTQELVLITDGEKRERELGAEDHADNTPPASFAEQARRTANDLRNQLSSSTSPVRSTFRVQDFLSSQWQLTRARLADDSSNTSQADLQAHYLQVLDLAVQIVGRLRVSPRILEQDMADQLEIAMLDELNGAQSLDWIAGSPVYDDAVRLLADGATRNTARRRAVALSWKRFMTPLEENQIRNEIGGHSISHPVSSNFVTLTKHRRNTGRWVAVLWQYASNTTGNTQELRKQLANLQQFPPEIYGVGPQGKYHRADGLEFYLQEHRVVPGSQWHANWERQAAELSQ